One region of Dokdonia sp. 4H-3-7-5 genomic DNA includes:
- a CDS encoding DUF4292 domain-containing protein → MKKLGYILLVIVLASCGGAKKVTTTETVEDISSKRLVKEYYNNAIDFTTFDARTKIKYRDKKGTKPTVTLTIRIEKDKQIWMNASLIGFSGARALITPQKVQFYDKLNNQYFDGDFAFLSQYLGVEIDFFQLQRLLTGQTVYDLREGKYTFKETQNGYEVIPRKQLDEVNLFFGINTQNFVTQEQRIEQKDNGGSLDIAYGDYKEVGTKIFPFLLDILADDGKNQFQVQIEYRDIDLNGEVRMPFSIPSGYQEIKLNAKK, encoded by the coding sequence ATGAAGAAGCTAGGCTACATATTATTAGTAATAGTGCTCGCAAGTTGCGGTGGTGCAAAGAAAGTTACTACCACAGAGACAGTAGAAGATATTTCTTCTAAGCGTCTTGTAAAGGAATATTATAATAATGCGATAGATTTTACAACTTTTGATGCTCGTACAAAAATCAAGTACAGAGATAAAAAAGGTACAAAGCCTACAGTTACTCTTACTATCCGTATTGAAAAGGATAAGCAAATCTGGATGAATGCCTCATTGATAGGCTTTTCTGGTGCTCGTGCTTTAATAACTCCACAGAAGGTGCAGTTTTATGATAAGCTCAACAATCAATACTTTGATGGGGATTTTGCATTTTTAAGTCAGTATCTAGGTGTAGAAATAGACTTTTTCCAACTGCAGCGTTTACTCACTGGGCAAACAGTGTATGACTTGAGAGAAGGTAAGTACACGTTTAAAGAAACTCAAAATGGCTACGAAGTTATCCCGAGAAAGCAACTGGATGAAGTCAATCTATTTTTTGGCATTAATACTCAAAACTTTGTTACACAAGAGCAACGTATAGAGCAAAAGGATAATGGAGGATCGCTTGATATTGCTTATGGCGATTATAAAGAAGTAGGAACCAAGATATTTCCATTCTTATTAGACATCCTTGCAGATGATGGTAAAAACCAGTTTCAAGTACAAATAGAGTATCGTGATATAGATTTAAACGGAGAGGTACGCATGCCATTTTCTATTCCTTCTGGATACCAAGAAATCAAGCTCAATGCAAAAAAATAA
- a CDS encoding murein hydrolase activator EnvC family protein, with protein sequence MQKNKFAYIFIVSCFLTLFMSQAALGQSAKQRQLEQRREALKKEMQQLQRLRETNKKKEVSILTQVEDLDTKIRLRSDLIKVTNSQANLLTREINENLEKMENLRKELAILKEDYSDMIRKSYKSKSGQSKIMFLLSSESFKQAYKRTQYMKQYANYRKKQGLQIKERTTLIQETNKKLVKQKGDKEALIAENRIARRELDKEKERQDELVKEIRKKSSSYIAQIKTKQQEADRIDRQIDKLIADAIAASNKKAGKSASSKTFAMTPAEVALAKEFSGNKGRLIWPVVRGRVTRRFGKSAHPTLPGITLTNSGVDIETDPDAAVRAVFAGEVTQIQDMQGGTITVFIRHGDYLTVYTNLKSIKVKQGDKISFKQEIGQVTRNAFSGKSILKFSVRKNTSKLNPADWVLNM encoded by the coding sequence ATGCAAAAAAATAAGTTCGCATACATCTTTATTGTAAGCTGTTTCTTGACATTATTTATGTCACAGGCAGCTCTTGGGCAGTCTGCAAAGCAAAGACAGTTAGAACAGCGCAGAGAGGCTCTTAAAAAGGAAATGCAGCAGTTGCAACGCTTGCGCGAAACAAATAAAAAGAAAGAGGTTTCTATCCTCACACAAGTAGAAGATCTTGATACAAAAATTAGACTGCGTTCAGATCTTATAAAAGTTACTAATAGTCAGGCTAATTTACTTACTCGAGAGATTAATGAAAACCTCGAGAAAATGGAAAACTTACGTAAGGAACTTGCCATTCTCAAGGAGGATTATAGTGATATGATTCGTAAGTCTTATAAAAGCAAGAGTGGTCAAAGTAAGATTATGTTTCTCTTATCTAGTGAGAGTTTTAAGCAAGCATATAAGCGTACGCAATACATGAAGCAGTATGCAAATTACCGAAAGAAACAAGGCTTGCAGATTAAGGAGCGCACCACACTCATTCAAGAAACAAACAAGAAGCTAGTGAAACAAAAAGGCGATAAGGAAGCACTTATTGCAGAAAATAGAATTGCTAGAAGAGAGCTTGATAAAGAGAAAGAACGTCAAGACGAACTTGTAAAAGAGATTCGTAAAAAATCAAGTAGCTACATTGCCCAGATTAAAACAAAACAACAAGAGGCAGATCGTATAGACAGACAAATAGATAAACTCATTGCAGATGCTATTGCAGCGAGTAATAAAAAAGCCGGAAAGTCGGCTAGCAGTAAGACATTTGCTATGACTCCTGCAGAGGTTGCGCTTGCTAAAGAATTTTCTGGAAATAAAGGTAGATTAATATGGCCAGTAGTGCGAGGTAGAGTGACGCGTCGCTTTGGTAAATCTGCACACCCTACGCTTCCAGGAATTACACTTACTAATAGTGGTGTAGATATCGAGACAGATCCAGATGCAGCTGTGAGAGCTGTGTTTGCAGGAGAGGTTACTCAGATACAAGATATGCAAGGAGGTACTATCACTGTTTTTATACGTCATGGAGATTACCTCACTGTCTATACAAATCTTAAGAGCATTAAGGTGAAACAAGGAGATAAGATTTCTTTTAAACAGGAGATAGGTCAGGTAACGCGCAACGCTTTTAGTGGCAAGAGTATTCTTAAATTTTCGGTGCGTAAAAATACGTCAAAGCTTAATCCAGCAGACTGGGTACTTAATATGTAA
- a CDS encoding CsbD family protein, producing MNSTELEGKWNQVKGDFKQKYGKHFDDDETFADGKFDEVVGRIQEKTGKTKEAIKEEVEKW from the coding sequence ATGAACAGCACAGAACTAGAAGGAAAGTGGAATCAAGTAAAAGGAGATTTCAAACAGAAATACGGAAAGCACTTTGACGACGATGAGACATTTGCAGATGGAAAATTTGACGAAGTTGTAGGTCGCATCCAAGAAAAAACTGGAAAAACCAAAGAAGCTATTAAAGAAGAAGTAGAAAAGTGGTAA
- a CDS encoding acyl-CoA thioesterase, whose protein sequence is MEARTPTDSKTTLTDLVLPSETNPLGNLFGGELLARMDRAASIAARRHSRRIVVTASVNHVAFNRMVPLGSVVTVEAKISRAFRTSMEIVIDVWIEDRESGLKSQANEAIYTFVAVDEQGIPVLVPQVIPESDLEKKRYDAALRRKQLSLVLAGKMKPEDATELKALFI, encoded by the coding sequence ATGGAAGCACGTACGCCTACTGATTCAAAAACAACACTAACAGATTTAGTCCTACCTAGTGAGACTAACCCTTTGGGTAATCTCTTTGGAGGTGAGTTACTCGCTCGTATGGATAGAGCTGCAAGTATTGCTGCAAGACGACACTCACGTCGTATTGTAGTAACTGCATCTGTAAACCACGTAGCCTTTAACCGCATGGTTCCCTTAGGAAGTGTAGTAACTGTAGAAGCAAAGATTTCTCGCGCCTTTAGGACCTCTATGGAGATAGTGATTGATGTGTGGATAGAAGACCGTGAGAGCGGCTTAAAATCACAGGCAAATGAAGCAATTTACACCTTTGTCGCCGTAGATGAGCAAGGAATTCCAGTTCTAGTACCACAAGTAATTCCAGAGTCTGATCTTGAGAAGAAACGATATGACGCTGCACTGCGACGTAAGCAATTATCTCTTGTGCTGGCTGGTAAAATGAAACCAGAAGATGCAACAGAGCTTAAAGCTTTATTTATATAA
- a CDS encoding SPOR domain-containing protein yields MQLDQYISDLLYRYECVILPGFGAFLTQIQSAQIHSTTHAFYPPKKKLSFNAQLTDSDGLLANYISKTEMIPHEEASTRIKSYVRFLFDGLHKGEAQTLSNIGTLSLDAESRLQFEPSYHLNYLTDSFGLSSFTSPEILREVYKEEVTALESTTPIAFTPERKAASSWVKYAAAAVIAFGLIGAVGFNYVKDVEQHNYVSHQEAKEQLEDKIQEATFEIPNPLPAIKLSLTKPVGSYHIVAGAFRMEENAQTRVDQLTEQGFKARKIGTNKYGLHQVVYGSYIDSQEALAALKSIRSTDNKEAWLLVQEME; encoded by the coding sequence ATGCAGTTAGATCAGTACATAAGCGATTTATTATATAGATATGAATGTGTGATATTACCTGGTTTTGGGGCGTTTTTGACTCAAATCCAGAGTGCACAGATTCACTCAACAACCCATGCCTTCTACCCGCCTAAGAAGAAACTTTCTTTTAACGCGCAACTTACAGATAGCGATGGATTGCTAGCAAATTATATTTCTAAAACTGAGATGATACCTCATGAGGAAGCGAGTACTCGTATTAAATCATACGTGCGTTTTCTTTTTGACGGTCTTCACAAGGGAGAAGCACAGACACTATCAAACATAGGGACACTTTCTCTAGATGCAGAAAGCAGGTTACAGTTTGAGCCATCATACCACCTTAATTATCTTACAGATTCTTTTGGTCTTTCTTCATTTACCTCTCCAGAGATTTTAAGAGAAGTTTACAAAGAAGAAGTTACTGCTCTAGAAAGTACAACTCCTATAGCTTTTACCCCAGAACGCAAGGCAGCGAGCTCATGGGTGAAATATGCAGCTGCGGCTGTAATAGCTTTTGGACTTATAGGCGCTGTAGGATTTAACTATGTAAAAGATGTAGAGCAGCATAACTATGTTTCTCATCAAGAGGCAAAGGAGCAACTAGAAGATAAAATTCAAGAAGCTACTTTTGAAATACCTAATCCGCTACCAGCGATTAAGCTATCGCTTACTAAGCCTGTAGGAAGCTATCACATTGTTGCGGGAGCTTTCCGTATGGAAGAAAATGCACAAACACGTGTGGACCAACTTACAGAACAAGGCTTTAAAGCTCGCAAGATAGGGACTAATAAATATGGTCTTCATCAAGTAGTATATGGAAGCTATATAGACTCTCAAGAAGCACTGGCCGCGTTAAAGTCTATACGCAGTACGGATAACAAAGAAGCATGGCTTCTTGTGCAAGAAATGGAATAA
- the dprA gene encoding DNA-processing protein DprA, translating to MSEKELLSLLALQHTPNLGDGTIKKLIQQFGSAEEVLKQPKTTLLKIDGIGNHKLSAFGEEKYYAFAKEELSFIQSNDIKATTYTDPDYPQRLKYCIDGPVVLFSRGNINWNNPRIISIVGTRKITTYGEHFLKKFIKEIAPLNPLIISGFAYGVDITAHKACIDNGLQNIGVLAHGLNQVYPKVHSKYMSGVEANGGFVTDFWSRSSFVHTNFLQRNRIIAGLSEATIVIESAEKGGSLVTADFANGYNRDVFAVPGRADDKQSLGCNNLIKQQRANLMTSAADLVYILNWKLEEEQQPAVQKQLFVELTDEEKVVWRFLNENGKELMDIIALNCKLPTFKIASILLQMELKGVVRPLPGKLFELT from the coding sequence ATGTCCGAAAAAGAATTACTTTCCTTGCTTGCATTACAGCATACCCCTAATCTAGGTGATGGGACCATCAAGAAATTAATACAACAATTTGGGAGTGCAGAGGAGGTACTAAAACAGCCTAAAACCACGCTTCTCAAAATTGATGGGATAGGAAATCATAAACTCAGCGCCTTTGGTGAGGAGAAATATTACGCTTTCGCGAAAGAAGAACTTTCCTTCATACAGTCTAATGATATTAAGGCAACTACCTACACAGATCCAGACTATCCACAGCGGTTGAAATATTGTATAGATGGACCTGTTGTGCTCTTTTCTCGAGGAAACATTAACTGGAATAATCCGCGAATCATTAGTATTGTGGGCACTCGTAAGATTACCACTTATGGTGAGCATTTCTTAAAAAAATTCATCAAAGAGATAGCTCCGCTTAATCCGCTTATTATTTCTGGTTTTGCTTATGGAGTAGATATTACAGCTCATAAAGCGTGTATTGACAACGGTTTACAAAATATAGGCGTACTTGCTCACGGCCTTAATCAAGTGTACCCTAAAGTACATAGTAAGTATATGAGCGGAGTAGAAGCAAACGGTGGTTTTGTTACAGATTTCTGGAGTCGTAGTAGTTTTGTGCATACTAACTTCTTGCAGCGCAATCGGATTATAGCTGGTCTCTCTGAGGCTACTATTGTGATTGAATCTGCAGAGAAAGGAGGATCACTCGTAACTGCAGATTTTGCAAATGGCTATAATCGTGATGTTTTTGCGGTACCTGGACGTGCAGACGATAAGCAAAGTTTAGGATGCAACAATCTCATCAAACAGCAACGGGCAAATCTCATGACAAGCGCAGCCGACCTTGTGTATATTCTCAACTGGAAACTAGAAGAAGAGCAGCAGCCAGCCGTTCAAAAACAACTTTTTGTAGAACTTACAGATGAAGAAAAGGTCGTTTGGCGATTCCTTAACGAGAATGGAAAGGAGCTTATGGATATTATTGCTCTTAACTGCAAGCTACCCACTTTTAAAATCGCGAGCATATTATTGCAGATGGAACTTAAAGGAGTGGTAAGACCTTTACCTGGGAAGTTGTTTGAGTTGACGTAA
- the lysM gene encoding peptidoglycan-binding protein LysM, which translates to MGLFSFIKNAGAKVFGIGKTDAEEAAEKAAVAEEKIAMANAKAASNMAETINDLGLDVDNLDISIDGDVAVVTGSAHDQATKEKVILVVGNSTGIATVDDRLTVENPEPEARFYTVEKGDSLSKISKEMYGDPMKYPQIFEANKPMLKDVDKIYPGQVLRIPHLEK; encoded by the coding sequence ATGGGATTATTTTCATTCATTAAAAATGCAGGAGCAAAAGTTTTTGGAATAGGAAAAACAGATGCAGAAGAAGCAGCCGAAAAAGCAGCAGTAGCCGAAGAAAAAATTGCAATGGCAAATGCTAAAGCAGCAAGTAACATGGCAGAAACAATTAATGACTTAGGTCTTGATGTTGACAACCTTGATATTTCAATAGATGGAGATGTTGCTGTAGTTACTGGAAGCGCGCATGATCAAGCAACTAAAGAAAAGGTAATCCTTGTAGTAGGAAACTCTACAGGTATTGCAACGGTAGATGATAGACTTACAGTAGAGAATCCAGAGCCAGAAGCTCGTTTTTATACAGTTGAAAAAGGAGATTCTTTAAGCAAGATCTCAAAAGAGATGTACGGAGACCCAATGAAGTACCCACAAATCTTTGAAGCAAACAAGCCTATGCTTAAGGATGTAGATAAGATTTATCCAGGTCAAGTATTACGTATTCCTCACTTAGAGAAATAA
- the nadD gene encoding nicotinate (nicotinamide) nucleotide adenylyltransferase, translated as MKIGLYFGTFNPIHVGHLAIANHMAEYSDLDKIWMVITPHNPFKKKSSLLDNNHRYQMVLEALETYDKIEPSNIEFNLPQPNYTVNTLAHLEEKYPKHEFCLIMGEDNLKSLHKWKNYEVILERHDIYVYPRISEGTVETQFDNHLKIHKVDAPIMEISSTMIRKAIKDGKNIRPLLPPEVHTYIDQMNFYK; from the coding sequence TTGAAAATAGGTCTCTACTTCGGAACATTTAATCCTATTCACGTAGGGCATCTTGCGATTGCAAATCACATGGCAGAGTATAGCGACCTAGATAAAATCTGGATGGTCATCACGCCACACAATCCGTTTAAGAAAAAGAGTAGCTTACTAGATAACAATCACCGTTATCAGATGGTTTTAGAAGCTCTTGAAACCTATGACAAAATAGAGCCAAGCAATATTGAATTCAATTTACCGCAACCTAACTATACGGTAAACACACTAGCTCATCTGGAAGAAAAGTATCCTAAGCACGAGTTTTGCTTAATCATGGGGGAAGACAATCTTAAAAGTCTTCATAAGTGGAAAAACTACGAGGTGATTCTTGAGCGTCACGACATTTACGTATACCCTAGAATCTCTGAAGGCACGGTTGAAACACAGTTTGACAACCATTTAAAGATTCACAAAGTAGATGCTCCTATCATGGAAATCTCTTCTACAATGATTCGTAAGGCTATTAAGGATGGTAAAAACATAAGACCTTTATTACCACCTGAGGTACATACCTATATCGATCAAATGAACTTTTATAAATAG
- a CDS encoding HopJ type III effector protein, with the protein MTLQDFKTKLATRPSEIEFTDTMAIIESLYTFTPSSFTNGDIRNESGESNGSCKLFGFAKDQRLNKSDTLHCFGAYYREDVLSNPNGTDHQNIRNFMQYGWDGITFDANPLSKK; encoded by the coding sequence ATGACATTACAAGATTTTAAAACCAAACTTGCTACTAGACCAAGCGAGATTGAGTTTACAGATACCATGGCGATTATAGAGTCACTATATACTTTTACGCCTAGCTCCTTTACAAATGGAGACATTCGTAATGAAAGCGGTGAGAGCAATGGCTCTTGCAAGTTATTTGGTTTTGCAAAAGATCAAAGATTGAATAAAAGTGACACACTACACTGTTTTGGCGCATATTACAGAGAAGATGTTTTGAGCAATCCAAACGGCACAGATCATCAAAACATTAGAAACTTCATGCAGTACGGATGGGACGGTATCACATTTGATGCAAATCCTCTAAGCAAGAAATAA
- the gmk gene encoding guanylate kinase — MAKQPEDNNSDHQGKLIVFSAPSGSGKTTIVRHLLAQEELNLEFSISATSRESRGEEKNGKDYYFIDLKEFKNHIKADDFLEWEEVYRDNFYGTLWSEVQRIWAMGKHVIFDIDVVGGLRIKKKFPDKTLAVFVKPPSVDELKIRLKKRSTESEDKINMRIAKASVELATAPQFDYIILNDNLDKALSEAVTLVTDFVK, encoded by the coding sequence ATGGCAAAGCAACCAGAAGATAATAATAGTGATCATCAAGGAAAGCTCATCGTATTTTCGGCACCTTCAGGAAGCGGAAAAACAACGATAGTAAGACACCTTCTAGCACAAGAAGAATTAAACCTTGAGTTTAGTATCTCTGCAACGAGTCGTGAGTCTCGTGGAGAAGAAAAAAATGGGAAGGACTATTATTTTATAGATCTGAAAGAATTTAAAAATCACATCAAGGCCGACGACTTTCTAGAGTGGGAAGAAGTATACCGTGATAACTTCTATGGAACATTGTGGAGCGAGGTACAACGTATCTGGGCCATGGGCAAACATGTGATTTTTGATATTGATGTAGTGGGAGGTTTACGTATCAAAAAGAAATTTCCAGATAAAACACTTGCTGTGTTTGTGAAACCACCTAGTGTAGACGAGCTTAAAATACGCCTCAAGAAGCGTAGCACAGAGAGTGAGGATAAGATCAACATGCGCATCGCAAAAGCTTCTGTAGAGCTCGCTACGGCACCACAGTTTGATTATATCATCCTTAATGACAATCTAGACAAAGCACTTAGCGAGGCAGTAACACTTGTTACTGATTTTGTAAAATAA
- a CDS encoding YicC/YloC family endoribonuclease, translating into MIKSMTGFGKSVLQLPGKKITIEIKSLNSKNLDLNARIPSTYREKELALRNMVAKALERGKIDVGLYVESTGENTNTVINGTVVNAYMAQLSDAVSGNPSETELLKMAMRLPDALKTEREELDENEYTSIVSNLEEALKEINKYRLDEGNSLKAEFELRIANLQRLLEEVIILDVDRLSDVKVRLEKAVSDLKVNVDENRFEQELIYYLEKYDITEEKVRLKNHLDYFTEALESDDSNGKKLGFIGQEIGREINTVGSKSNYAPMQQLVVQMKDELEKIKEQVLNVL; encoded by the coding sequence ATGATAAAATCGATGACAGGTTTTGGGAAAAGTGTACTACAACTTCCTGGAAAAAAAATTACAATAGAGATCAAATCGCTTAACAGCAAAAATCTAGATCTCAATGCTCGTATACCTTCTACCTATCGTGAGAAAGAACTTGCCTTGCGCAATATGGTTGCAAAAGCACTCGAGCGTGGTAAGATTGATGTAGGTCTGTATGTAGAAAGTACTGGAGAAAACACCAACACTGTGATTAATGGAACGGTGGTAAACGCTTATATGGCTCAGCTCTCTGATGCTGTGAGTGGTAACCCTAGTGAGACAGAACTTCTTAAAATGGCAATGCGCCTTCCTGATGCTTTAAAAACGGAACGTGAAGAGCTAGATGAAAATGAGTACACATCGATTGTATCAAATTTAGAGGAAGCACTTAAAGAAATAAATAAATACCGTCTAGACGAAGGAAACTCTCTTAAAGCAGAGTTTGAACTACGTATTGCAAACCTACAGCGCTTGCTGGAGGAGGTTATTATACTTGATGTAGATAGACTGAGTGATGTAAAAGTAAGGCTTGAAAAAGCTGTTTCTGATCTTAAAGTAAATGTAGATGAGAATCGCTTTGAGCAAGAGCTTATCTATTACCTAGAGAAATATGACATTACTGAGGAAAAAGTTCGCTTAAAGAATCACCTAGATTACTTTACAGAAGCACTAGAATCTGATGATTCTAACGGTAAGAAACTTGGCTTTATAGGCCAAGAAATAGGTCGTGAGATTAATACCGTTGGATCTAAGTCTAACTATGCACCGATGCAGCAGTTGGTAGTGCAAATGAAAGACGAACTAGAAAAAATAAAGGAGCAAGTTTTAAATGTACTCTAA
- a CDS encoding DUF1080 domain-containing protein, with product MKLYHLGIIVTALTITSCGSGNVGNEPTKPEQTEVWGPKPAKVAINGQTGIPSDAVVLFDGTNLNAWKSKNDGGAPKWTINQDGSMTVKDKTGDIVTKEDFGSVQLHLEWRSDPNNTQTNQNRSNSGVFFQGLYEVQILNNNDNDTYVNGMVGSIYKQKAPDVMAAKPTGEWNTYDIVFHAPEFDSAGKRTKAGTLTVLLNGVLVQDHYELQGSTEYIGYPKNNPHGDGPIVLQDHGDKSGVGYRNIWLRKLD from the coding sequence ATGAAATTATACCATTTAGGAATTATAGTAACAGCACTGACCATTACATCTTGTGGCTCAGGAAATGTGGGTAACGAACCTACAAAACCAGAACAAACAGAAGTATGGGGTCCAAAACCTGCAAAGGTTGCCATAAACGGGCAGACCGGTATCCCGAGTGATGCTGTGGTATTGTTTGACGGCACAAACCTCAACGCCTGGAAAAGTAAAAACGATGGCGGCGCTCCTAAGTGGACGATTAATCAAGACGGAAGTATGACCGTAAAGGATAAAACGGGAGATATTGTCACCAAAGAGGACTTCGGGAGCGTACAATTACACCTAGAATGGCGCAGTGATCCGAACAACACACAGACTAACCAAAACAGAAGTAATAGTGGCGTATTTTTTCAAGGCTTGTACGAAGTGCAAATCTTAAATAACAATGACAATGATACCTATGTAAATGGTATGGTGGGCTCTATTTACAAGCAAAAAGCACCAGACGTGATGGCTGCAAAACCTACAGGAGAGTGGAACACCTATGACATTGTCTTCCATGCGCCAGAATTTGACAGTGCAGGAAAAAGAACAAAAGCAGGTACGCTCACAGTATTACTCAATGGTGTACTTGTTCAAGATCACTATGAGTTACAAGGAAGCACAGAGTACATAGGCTACCCTAAAAACAACCCGCACGGTGACGGTCCTATCGTACTGCAAGATCACGGTGATAAGAGTGGTGTAGGGTATAGAAATATATGGTTACGTAAATTAGATTAA
- a CDS encoding DUF1080 domain-containing protein, whose product MKKTIYIAAVAIFALSCKEKEVTTAQEVQEVETVTEAPATVLFDGSNLNAWKGYGTDGMHDNWTIEDGAMAFTPGEEGGKNIITKNTYKNFELKLEWKVSEGGNSGIFWGVKESPEFKEAYETGPEIQVLDDERHPDAKVANGTHKAGSLYDMIKPADGMINPAGEWNSVTLSINHDSNLGKVSLNGKEAYTFPVNGEEWDAMVAKTKFADWKGFGKYQEGHIGLQDHGDKVWYRNITIKEL is encoded by the coding sequence ATGAAAAAAACAATTTATATCGCAGCGGTGGCAATTTTCGCTTTAAGCTGTAAAGAAAAAGAAGTTACAACAGCACAAGAGGTTCAAGAAGTAGAAACAGTGACAGAAGCACCGGCAACCGTACTCTTCGACGGCTCTAACCTCAACGCTTGGAAAGGATATGGTACAGACGGTATGCACGACAACTGGACCATAGAAGATGGAGCAATGGCTTTTACACCTGGGGAAGAAGGTGGTAAAAACATCATTACAAAAAACACCTATAAAAACTTTGAACTCAAGCTCGAGTGGAAAGTTTCAGAAGGTGGTAACAGTGGCATCTTTTGGGGTGTAAAAGAATCGCCTGAGTTTAAAGAAGCTTATGAAACTGGTCCAGAGATACAAGTGCTAGATGACGAGCGTCACCCAGATGCAAAGGTTGCCAATGGCACACATAAAGCAGGGTCACTTTATGATATGATAAAACCCGCAGATGGTATGATCAATCCCGCTGGTGAGTGGAACAGCGTAACGCTTTCTATCAATCACGATAGTAACCTAGGTAAAGTAAGCCTTAACGGCAAAGAAGCATATACCTTCCCAGTAAATGGTGAAGAGTGGGATGCTATGGTTGCAAAGACTAAGTTTGCAGACTGGAAAGGCTTTGGGAAATACCAAGAAGGTCACATAGGTCTACAAGATCACGGAGACAAAGTATGGTACCGCAACATTACAATAAAAGAATTATAG
- a CDS encoding sugar phosphate isomerase/epimerase family protein, translating into MKTIKGPAVFLAQFMDDKAPFNSLDGLCKWAADLGYKGIQIPTWENRLIDLTTAGESKTYCDELKGKVNDYGLEITELSTHLQGQLVAVHPAYDLMFDNFAPDDCKNNPKKRTEWARKQVISAAHASKHLCLDVSATFSGSLLWHTMHPWPQRPAGLVEMGFEELAKRWLPILNTYDECGVDVAYEIHPGEDLHDGVTFERFLEATGNHKRCNILYDPSHFVLQQLDYIAYIDHYHEFIKAFHVKDSEFKPDGRRGTFGGYSDWQDRAGRYRSPGDGQIDFKTIFTKLTEYGCDVWAVMEWECCVKSPEQGAREGAPFIASHIIEATQKRFDDFAGEDIDKEQLKKILGL; encoded by the coding sequence ATGAAAACAATAAAAGGACCCGCAGTATTTCTCGCCCAGTTTATGGATGACAAAGCACCATTTAATTCGCTAGACGGATTGTGCAAATGGGCAGCAGACCTTGGGTATAAAGGAATACAAATCCCAACTTGGGAAAATCGATTAATTGACCTCACCACGGCTGGAGAGAGTAAAACCTACTGTGATGAGCTTAAGGGTAAAGTAAATGACTATGGGCTTGAGATTACAGAGCTATCGACTCACCTGCAGGGACAACTAGTTGCGGTACATCCTGCATACGATTTGATGTTTGATAACTTCGCTCCAGACGATTGTAAAAACAACCCAAAGAAACGTACTGAGTGGGCTCGCAAGCAAGTAATAAGCGCAGCACACGCAAGTAAACATCTATGTCTTGATGTGAGTGCTACGTTTAGTGGTTCGCTGCTTTGGCATACAATGCACCCTTGGCCACAACGTCCTGCAGGACTTGTTGAGATGGGGTTTGAGGAGCTTGCAAAACGCTGGTTACCTATACTCAATACTTATGATGAGTGTGGTGTAGATGTGGCTTATGAGATTCACCCTGGTGAAGATCTACACGACGGAGTGACTTTTGAACGTTTTCTAGAAGCTACAGGTAATCACAAGCGTTGTAATATCTTATATGACCCGAGTCACTTTGTATTACAGCAGCTAGATTACATCGCATATATAGACCATTATCACGAGTTTATAAAAGCCTTTCACGTAAAGGATTCTGAGTTTAAACCAGATGGGAGGCGTGGTACTTTTGGCGGTTACAGTGACTGGCAAGATCGCGCTGGGCGTTACCGCTCTCCAGGCGATGGACAGATAGACTTTAAAACCATTTTTACAAAACTCACAGAATACGGTTGTGATGTTTGGGCAGTGATGGAGTGGGAATGTTGTGTAAAAAGTCCTGAGCAAGGAGCTCGAGAAGGTGCGCCTTTTATCGCTTCACATATTATTGAAGCAACACAAAAACGCTTTGATGATTTTGCAGGTGAAGATATTGATAAAGAGCAGTTGAAGAAGATACTTGGACTTTAA